From the genome of Phytohabitans rumicis, one region includes:
- a CDS encoding trimeric intracellular cation channel family protein produces the protein MSVYAAHDVLELVGIYVFATSGALMAIRKGFDVVGILILAEVTALGGGVLRDLIIGDIPPAAFTKTSYLLLPMLAAAVTFFAHPVVERLNTTMLVFDAAGLGMFCVTGTLKALDYGLGSFQAVVLGVTTAVGGGLLRDITARETPTLVQVDTDLYSIPAAAGATLVAAASHTDLPLPAVAVGAAIFVFLFRVVAMMRHWTAPRAWERHRRTG, from the coding sequence ATGTCGGTATACGCGGCCCACGACGTCCTGGAGCTGGTGGGGATCTACGTCTTCGCCACCTCCGGCGCCCTGATGGCCATCCGCAAGGGATTCGACGTGGTGGGGATCCTCATCCTGGCGGAGGTCACGGCGCTCGGCGGCGGCGTCCTGCGGGACCTCATCATCGGTGACATCCCGCCGGCCGCGTTCACGAAGACCAGCTACCTGCTGCTCCCGATGCTCGCGGCGGCGGTGACCTTCTTCGCGCACCCCGTGGTGGAGCGGCTGAACACCACGATGCTCGTGTTCGACGCGGCCGGGCTGGGGATGTTCTGCGTCACCGGCACGCTCAAGGCGCTCGACTACGGCCTCGGCTCGTTCCAGGCCGTGGTGCTCGGCGTCACCACCGCCGTCGGTGGCGGCCTGCTCCGCGACATCACCGCCCGTGAGACGCCCACGCTCGTACAGGTCGACACGGACCTCTACTCGATCCCCGCCGCGGCCGGCGCCACCCTCGTCGCCGCCGCCTCCCACACCGACCTGCCACTGCCTGCGGTCGCGGTGGGCGCGGCGATCTTCGTGTTCCTCTTCCGGGTGGTCGCGATGATGCGCCACTGGACCGCGCCCCGGGCCTGGGAACGGCACCGCCGCACCGGGTAG
- a CDS encoding Fur family transcriptional regulator produces MAVLSAVHAHSHADTESIIGAVRRDLPEVSHQAVYDSLHTLTAAGLVRRIQPSGSVARYESRVGDNHHHVVCRSCGVIADVDCAPGEAPCLTASDDHGFAIDEAEVIYWGFCPGCST; encoded by the coding sequence GTGGCGGTGCTGAGCGCGGTGCACGCGCATTCGCACGCCGACACGGAGTCGATCATCGGCGCCGTGCGCAGGGACCTGCCGGAGGTGTCCCACCAGGCTGTCTACGACTCGCTGCACACGCTGACGGCCGCTGGTCTGGTGCGGCGCATCCAGCCGTCCGGCTCGGTGGCTCGCTACGAGTCCCGGGTCGGCGACAACCATCACCACGTCGTGTGCCGGTCGTGCGGCGTTATCGCCGACGTCGACTGTGCCCCGGGCGAGGCGCCCTGTCTGACCGCGTCCGACGATCATGGCTTCGCGATCGACGAGGCCGAGGTCATCTACTGGGGGTTTTGTCCCGGTTGCTCCACATGA
- a CDS encoding replication-relaxation family protein: MTDHVLRIQSALTDRDHVLLGWLADHGVLTTAQIAHALFPSVDFAQERLRKLAALGVLARFRPQRPDGGSHPYHYVLDQLGVDVVCAQRGDELPRRDAARKRRWHLTNRANLPHLLGVNQFFIELAGYARTHPEARLERWWPASRMQGRGAFAEPGDDVQILVYKPRIRPDGHGIWVEHDARVPFFVEYDTGTEPLGVLVDKLYDYAALAKVTGRVWPVLFWLHAAAREQNLHQHLDQEGIALPVATAARADAVRTGASPAEAVWWLHRHPGGLLRLADLAATVFTRKEAAA, translated from the coding sequence ATGACCGATCACGTCCTGCGCATCCAATCCGCGCTCACCGACCGTGACCACGTCCTGCTCGGCTGGCTGGCCGACCACGGCGTGCTCACCACCGCCCAGATCGCCCACGCCCTGTTCCCGTCCGTCGACTTCGCCCAGGAACGCCTGCGCAAGCTCGCCGCCCTGGGCGTGCTGGCCCGGTTCCGGCCCCAGCGACCCGACGGTGGCTCCCACCCCTACCACTACGTCCTCGACCAACTCGGCGTCGACGTCGTCTGCGCCCAACGCGGCGACGAGCTGCCCCGCCGAGATGCGGCCCGCAAGCGGCGCTGGCACCTGACCAACCGGGCTAACCTGCCGCACCTGCTCGGCGTCAACCAGTTCTTCATCGAGCTGGCCGGCTACGCCCGCACCCACCCCGAAGCTCGGCTGGAGCGGTGGTGGCCGGCATCGCGGATGCAGGGAAGGGGCGCCTTCGCCGAACCTGGCGACGACGTCCAGATCCTGGTGTACAAACCGCGGATCCGCCCGGACGGGCACGGCATCTGGGTCGAGCACGATGCCCGGGTGCCGTTCTTCGTCGAGTACGACACCGGCACCGAACCGCTCGGCGTGCTGGTGGACAAGCTCTACGACTATGCGGCGTTGGCCAAGGTCACCGGAAGGGTCTGGCCTGTGCTGTTCTGGCTCCACGCCGCCGCCCGGGAACAGAACCTGCACCAACACCTCGACCAGGAGGGGATCGCGCTGCCGGTCGCCACCGCCGCCCGCGCCGACGCGGTCCGTACCGGTGCCAGTCCCGCCGAAGCGGTGTGGTGGCTGCACCGTCACCCCGGCGGCCTGCTCCGGCTGGCCGACCTCGCCGCGACCGTCTTCACCCGTAAGGAGGCAGCGGCGTGA